gttataaGAGGTCAAGGTTCTAATCTAGATAGTCAGTTAGAAGAGTGAAAATGGGGTGCCAAAACAAAAAAGTAACAACTTGAGAGTCAAAGCGTTTCTTTGACTATAAAATTTAGCCATTTTATATAGTAGAAAATAATTAGAATTTGCTAAATATACGAAAGAGGCCGAAAGTACTCACTTTTGATAAATTTAAAAGACCAAAATGGCTCATGAATATAATTAAGAGATTATTTAAACTACCTAAAGTTTAAGGCACCATTTTCGAATGGCTATCAATCCTAGTCgaaataaaatatatcactGATAGAAGAATTGGAGCTTGGGAGCAGCAAGAAAAAGGAACgaattctcaaaaaattgaaTGAGTTTACAATTTCTATCacaaagaaatcaaaaaaagcCATTTGAAAAAGGCGTTGCAGACGGATGAATAAGAAACATCGGTTTAAGGGTGTGATAAggacatggatcacatggaagCTTTAGAGCAACTTGATAGACACCAAATAAAGATATACGATGTGTGGAAGGTCATCATAgtgagagaaagaagaaagaggctaTGTGTGCAAGTGGCCACCTCTTAAATTCAACAACGCACAAAAGAAGACAACCAAACAAGacccttatctcattaagggtaaaattgtatAGAAagtgttttctttttttccttactATAAATAGTAGTCTTTTTGTCATTTTAGAAGACTTAGATtatgatgaattgaatatttgagAGCTTTGACGCTTGTAGTTTCTAGTTGAAGCCTAGCATTAGTGTAGTTCATAGTTGATAATTATAGTGTAGTGATTAGGGTGAATTCTCAAGtgcttatatttatttttgatattcatAGACCATAAAAAGTTTCGAAATTCTTTTGAAAAAGATTGATTACTAGATTGGTCTGTCTCGTTACTCACTTGTTCACATCTAGCCattttcttagctatgtggTATCCCGATTTAACCTTATACCTTCCCGATTTAGTATGGTGCCAAATAATCTTATCTGATGAGCTAGTAGTGGAAATAGGTATAAAGACTATTGCATGGATGTCATTTGGACAAAAATAAGTCTGAAGGTCCTGcaatttccaagtatgattaTGTTGATTTATGAGGTCATTCACTCTCAACTCTACATCTATTTGAGAATTTGTAGGAATAGGTTTGAAACCACTCAAGTTAGGGATCCATGGGTCTGTCAATACTTTGATAGTTTCTCCAGATCTTACCCTCCATCTAATACCCTTTCGTAAAAGATCCCTACTCCAAATGATACTTTTCCATATCCAAGAACTAGTAGAAGAATACGTAGCTTTAAGTAAAGCGGTATGCgaaaaatatttactttttaGGATTTAAAAAGAAGTGAATCTTCTTGGGTCATAATTCGCCAATCAAGTTTTGCCAATAACGCTTGATTAAAAGACTTTAAATCTCTAAATCCTATACCCCCTTTAGACTTTGCTAAACATAGAGTCTCCTATTTTTCAAAATGCATTTTTCTCTTACTCTCATCATGCCCCCACCAAAAATTAGAGAAGATAACCATAATTTCTTTGCACAAGAAATCtgaaaattgaaaacatgataGAGCATAAGAAGGAATAGCAGATAGAATAAATTTAAGCATCACCTCTTTTCCTGCAGGACTTAAGAAATTTTGCTTCCAcccttttattttagttttcatcctatttttgataaaatctaacatttttttctttgatcTTCCTACTACCGTAGGCAGTCCCAAATACAGTTCTAAACTATTTCTTTGTAAATGTCCTAGCTCAGCAGTAATTTCATCCTTTTCTGTTTCAGAGGTATTTTTGCTAAAGTAAATAGCAGATTTAGAGAAGTTTACTTGTTGCCCAGAACACTTTTCATAGATTTTTAGAATTTCAACAATTTTTGCAGCATTCGATCTGTTGGcattacaaaatataaaagagTCATCAGCAAATAATAGATGATTAATAGTAGGTCAACCTCTAACTAAGCTTAATCCTTGAATATCCCCACTTAGTTCTGCTTTGTTTAAGAGCCTCGAAAGGCATAAGGAGATAGAGGATCTCCTTACTTTAGGCCCCTATTAGGTTTCACGTCACCAGTTATATCTCCATTAATATTAAATCTATAAGTAAGAGTAGTGATACATTGCATAATCCAATTAACAAACTCTCATGAAACCCCATTTTAAGAAGTAACCTCTGTATATAAATCCATTCAACTTGATTATAAGTTGTAGCCATATCTAATTTAAGGGTCATATATTCTTGCTTATCacgtcttttattttttaaaagatgaaaGAATTCATGTGCTAAAACTACATTGACAACTATTTGTCTTTTCCCAATAAAAGTAGATTGGTTAGGAGAAATAATATTGGAAAGGTAAACTTTGAGTCTTATGACGATAATTTTAgcaataattttatacattgtAGAACATAAGCTAATTGGTCTGAATTGACTTACATCACTAGGATTTTTCACTTTAGGAATCAAAGTTATAAAAGTTTCATTCCATGAAGgtagaaaatatcctaaatgaaaaaaaactttttaCAGCTTCACACATCATTAGATAAAATGTTctaatatttttgaaagaaaaaagaagttataccaTCTATTCGTGGAGCTTTTAAGGGATGCATATCAAACATAGCCTTTTTAATTTCAGCATCAGTGACTTCTATAATAAACATATCATTAACAGAGTTATCTACTAAAGGATGAATAAGATTCAGAATATTATCAAAATTACTAGGGCTACACGTAGTGAAtaaattttgtaaaacctttcaATTTCTTTAACCACATCATTATGCTTGTAAACCCATTGTCCATCGTCTAATTTTAGACCCTTAATATTATTACACTTACGCCTTTGAATAGTTTTCATATGAAAGAAAGAAGTGTTATTATCACCTTCCTGAAGCCATAATGCTCTAGACTTTTGTTTCCAATAGGCTTCTTCATCCTTATAAGCTTGACCTAACTCCTTTCGAAGCAATCGCAATTTTGTAAGATCAAAATTTATAGACTTATTTTTTAAATCCTCAATTCTATCCTTGATCccttgaatcttctttttagaATTTTTCTCAGCCCCTCGAAGCCAAGCTAATAAAAAAATCCTacaattctttattttaaaactcACCTTAGATTGTTCGAAGCCTATTGCATTGACATCTTCCTTTTTGCTCCAATGtttatcaaaataaaatcttctcttttttttttctaaagctAGGCTCCGTATTTATCAACAAAGAAGTGTGATCCGAAGCTTCTGTATCTAAGTGGGTTATGTTAGCGAGGCTAAAATCTAATCTCCAATCTGGAGAACATATGGATCTATCTAGTCTCTCTtgaattatttcatcattttctctaaagcaccaccatGTTCAAGGTTTCCCATTAAAGCCTAGATATATAGCTCCAATATCCCATAAGAAATTTTTGAAGTCTCGAAAAGATGAAATATCTCTCATTCTACCTCTCGATTTTTTAGAATTGTCTATAATATCATTGAAATCTCCTGCCATAATCCACAATGAGCCCCAACCATCTGATTTATACAAAAATTCTCGCAATTGAGTTCTACGAGTAGCTCTATCAGCACTTAAGTAAACAAGTATATGCCAATATTTACAATCAGTTGTCAtatcatgtatatatgtttcAATATAAAAGTAGGCTGAATTAAATTGACATACATGAACATCGTCATTCCAAAATAAGCATAATCCTCCAGCTAGTCCCACCGGATCCACATTTATTAGGTGTGTCATATGTAATTGTCTTTGGATTCTTACCATCATTCTTTCGCGATTCTTTGTTTCACTTAAGAAAATCATACTCGGGGAGTGGAGAtgcattgtctccttcagaaaGGGAACTGTCAAGGACCCCCCAAGGCCTCGACAATTCCACACCAATGTCTTCATTGCGAAGAGGGAAGCCATTTAGGGCTGGCTTCCCTATCCACCacatgtttttgtttttttaaccTTACGTCATTAGACTGACTATCCtcaccttttcttttttccccCATGTCTTGATAATCGACATGATCagtaatagcaacaacaaccaAATTATTATCTATCCCAGTTGTTTCCAGAATCTTGTTGTCAACTTCATATGTTTTAGCTTTAGCCATACGTTTCAAATTTTTCCTATATCTATCAACTTTAGCAGTAGTACTATTTCTTTTAGCAACTTCATTCTCTGTTGTTTGACCAGTAGCTCTTCTTTAGTCATTATTAGTAAAGGTGAATTCTTACACAAATTTTGGGAACTAGGTACCTGCTGATTGTTGAACTCCAAATTTGCAGCGTTGTCTATCTTTAATTGGGCATCAACAATTGTATTTGGTTGTTGAGATTCTGCCTCCTTTTGCTTGTTAAGATATCTCTCGAGATCATCATGATCAAATGTGTCACCCAGGTTCATTTTTGCTAACCAGTAATACTCTCGTGCTTCTTTGCCGCCAATTGTATCTGCAAATATCGGTTCGTCCATCGCACCAGGCTACTGCGATTTTTCAGGTGTTGAACCAGTCCCCTTCATTGGTTTGTCTATTTGCATATTATTCTCAGTTTGATTCGGCACCGTATGTATTTCTCCCTGGCCATCCTCCAGTTGTCCAGCACATAAATAGTCGTTGGTACCACCATATTTCAGATTATTTTCGACTACACTATCAGTTACCTGAATTGTTTCTGTAGAGTTCTGCCCAGCAAAGTTTCCTTCCGCTACAAGAGTTCCTCTCTTTGAGTTATTATATAACTCGTGTGGTGCAAAAGAAGGGATATTCTCATTGTTTCCATTATCCTGATTTGCGTCCACTCTATTATCAGTCTGCATTAGTTCATTCGATCCAGTTCCTTCAACACAATCCACAATCTGTTTCCCTTTGCCCTTCGTGATAACAGGGGATCGCACATTGTGATTACCTTGATGTCTTGAGGTACCTACTGTAAATCCGTGATTTTCAGCCCTCATCCAAACTCCAAATTGGTCTCGTTTGACATTGCCTTATCGCACATCTTCTTCACGAAGAACTCAAGATTTTTCTGTATGTCCTAGTATTCCATAATAGTAGCAAACATATGGCAGATTTTCATATCGAAATTCCACCCATTTTTCCTTCGAGCCCATCTTTATTAATTTTCCACGCAGTAGAGGTCTGTTAATACTCATTAGAACCTTTATGCGCATGTGTCTACCCTCCTTGCTTCCATTTTCCGGTATCACGACATCAGATGTCCCTCCGAGAGCATGTCTGATTTTACTTCCTACTTCAATGGATATCCAGTGTAGTGGTATATTCCAGACTTGAAGCCATAACTCACACATGTTAAAGATATGAGAGTTAGCCTGGAGTGTTGGTTGCCATTGATGTATGTTGATCAAGTATTTACTATAAAGCCACGACGTTCCATACAACACCTTCTTCACATCTTCTTTGTGACGGAAAACAAATTGAAAGAGATTCTTGCCTACCAGTAAAACTTTCAGTCCAATAGGGTTCCCCCAAACAAGCATCATTGTGTTTTTAACACCTAACACACTGACTTGCTTGTCTGCAATAACCTTTCCGAGAAGACTTACTTCACAATTTTTCATACTTGACATGATATCTTGAACATCAATCTCAATAGAATCTTTTTCCTCCTCCGTAAGAATGAACTTGTTGAGTCTATCTGTAATTTCGTCCTCCATCTTGAATACCAATGATAAGTACGTAGGTTTTCTTTAATGTTTAGCTTTGGGAGTTTTTGATTTGTATAAGAATGGTGGAGCagcaaaatcaaattaaaatactaCTCTAAAAGGATTAAACTATACCATTTAGTACTTTCTGTGGATGAAAACTTAGAGAACGTGGTAGTTATTATTGGCAACATGGCCAGTTATCTTCATATTTGGCAGTTTTATTCATATTTAACTCCCCATTATGAGGAGAAAAACACTCTcatgtagagagagaaaaaaaacctCAGTTTAGATAATTGAAGTCCAGACAACTGCCAAAAAATGGGTGtcgttttaattttattttctacttAAAAGTCATTAAAATATATctcataaaaaaattgatctGAAACtttaaagatgagaaaattcATCAACATTTCTATCCTTGGTAAAATTTTAACATCTAATTGTAAatagttttcaagagttgaactATATTCTTACCTTTCGTTCTTGATGATACGTTCAAGAGATTATCATCATCACTCATGTATAAATCAAAAACTGTAAATCctgaaataaaagtaaaaaatcaGAGTtaatatttgacaaaataaatCTGCAGTTCTTATTGCTACGTATTTGTAATGAAATCTTGATACAGATAAGTAgagttaataattaaaaaaagaagaagatgaaagtctAAACAATAATTTATATGTTATTAAAGGGGTATATATAAGAGGCCAAATGTTCATttcaattcaaataattttaccACACggttaaaatttgaagttttgtttTTGAATTCAAAAGATTGATAAggattgatttatttattttgttttttttttcctgtttTCCATTCAGTGTCCGGAGCCCGTGGAGCCTCGACTAAATTCGGATCACGCTTTGTAGGGCCCATTTGGGGGTGGCGCtcccaacaagatttttttcatgCCTAAGGTTCGAACCCGAAACCTCTAGTTAAGGGAGGAGTAGTCTCACCACTGAATCACAACTCATGTTGTTAaggattgatttgatttgaATGGAACTCCAGAGAGGTTTCTTTAGATTATGAATTCTACTTAAAATTTAATTGCTGGAGATTTAATTTTCAGTTAAAAATTTAACTATACATTTAAAACTGATATTTTGTTTTCAAATCCATAAGCTTTGATAAGGTTTGACTTAAAAAGGATCAAGCTTCTCATAAATTCTAAATGCAAATTGtaaattacaattttattttttatttaaattaaaatttattacgTGACATTTTAAATATTGATATTTATCAGTGTATATATGTCccgtaaaaataaaatagttatCTTGatgtttaataataaaaattctaCTAATATGCAAAATATTGGAAGTTTACGGGCTCCATTAAAAtacattattactattattattattatttaatttttaaattaaatatattttataacatcTAAAAAGATAAGTCtcctttattatatatataacgatattttcttgatatataGAACAAAAACGCTTTTTAGGTAATATATAGGGCATAATGCTATATCTATATTTTACTTgtcaacaataaaaaaataaattatttcttcctttttcacAATAAATCTACGAAGTCACCGTAATATATTATAGTCAATATTGTCATATCAATGCCAGAAACAAATGTTTGACTTAAATAAGTataaattttgattatataaagaCCATAAACAGGACTCTTAATGAATACAATAGCATTCATCAAAGAAACAAATGAGAGACAGCAAATTAAGAAGACAATtgccaaaaaaattcaatatcGAACTCTTATATAGGTAAGGAAAACTAATTGCTTTCAACTTCCAACAGCTTGATCCAAAATTCCACACAACATCATTCATTTTCAGAAGGTGAAACAAATGTCCTGGGTATTTTCATGGACATGCATGACAAACTATACTAGTTGAAAAttagggaaaaagaaaagaaaatggtaTTTTGATCCTAACAAAAATTCATTCAGAAGACACTTGCACTTGACCTCAAAGTAATAATTAAGATCTGGgcttctctttcttctctttgaAGAGAGCCAAAAGTGACACACCAGACACCTTCACAACCTTGAACCTAACACCAGGAATATCTCCCACAGCATGCCCTTTACGACCAAATCCGGCGATCAACACCTCATCCTATAAACAATCAGATGAGATTTATTCAACATTAAAGAATACTATACAAaggaaattaaaagaaaaaagacaaatttgcaatGATGGCAACACATACATTCTCTTCAATGTAATTCAAACAACCATCATTGGGTACAAAAGCAGCTATCTTCTTCCCATTCTTTATCAATTGAACTCTAGCACACTTTCTAATGGCAGAGTTAGGCTGCTTAGCTTCAATACCGCTGCAGTTCATTCAGTGTTAACATTAGGTCTATTAAAGCAAGCACACAAACAGATGGATAaacaaaagaatttaaaaaatggaAAGCAAAATTGGTCATACATTTTCTCAAGAACAATCCCCTTGGCATGAGATGATCCTGCAAATGGCTTTTTCCATTCATtaccaagatgagatttcttgtaaGACTTGTCGGCCCACCTCTGCCTCCGACGGTGGGACTTCAGTTTACGACCAGCTCCCATTCCACGTGTCTTCCTGCATTAAAGTTAgtacaatataaattttgaaatggCCAAAAAAGGGGAAATGTTGACATTTGGCCAACCAATGGAGGGATACCACACTTGATAGATACACAAAGAGAAAATCAACAGCATATAACAAGATGTTAATTACTATCTAAACTAACTTGCAAAATCTCTATTACATGTTTCATCTAATCAGTAACCCCATGGAGTTTGTGGAGCCCAGAACAGTTAAGAGTGCCATTTGATTCAAGTCCATTAGCACTCAAAGCAAATCTTTGCCCTCAAGAGGGCTCAACTACTTTGCCCAGATGGACTGCAGGATTAGGCATTCAAATAGAACCTCCAAATAACAAGTTTTAAACATATCCCCATAGATTTAACATTTTTCAGTGAAGCAGAACTTGTTATAATTACAAAGTCTCTTTTACACATTAAATTCCTAGTTTAATAATACAAACTACCAATCATTTTACGGTGTGCTTGTTTCTACTAGAATGCTTATTCAATCATCAAATAACAATTTCTCTTGGGAGGTTTACATATACTCAGAATTgtgttataattattattaataaataaaattgagaatgaaatttttattgaaaaaagTTCAAAGGTAGGTAAATCTTGTTATGAACAAAAAGCCCTTTTAACGTCTAATGTAATTAGTTTGCCAAACTGTTATGTCAACACAAGCCACAAGAAATCGTAAGAACAGAGGgaaatactttaatttttataCTCACTGAGTGCCTACTAATGGCATGTTACGCACTGACATAGCtaataagaaataaagatttttttattggttgatttttatttttatttgggggggggggattaGCTAGATGTTTCTTCTCCACTGACCTGTAACCCCACAGAGCTTGACGAGCCCAGAACAGTTAAGAGAGACATTTGATCTGAGTCCATTAGCATTCAAAACAATTCATTACCCTCGAGAGGACTCAACCGCTTTGCCAAGATGGACTGAGTTTTAAATTTATCCCCCATAGTTTAATGTTTCTCAGTAATGCAAAACAAGCTAGAATTACAAAGTTTCTATTTTACACATTGCATTTCCAATTTAATAATATAACTATTTAATATGACCAAATACCAAGACAATCACTTTCTCAAGTGCTTGTTTATAGTGGAATGCTTATTCAATTAAGTTCAAAGGTTGATCTCATTATGAAGTAAAGCCCTTTTCATGTCAAATGTAATTAGTCTCCCCAAATTGTCAAGTATGACAAGGCTCAAGACCTTATATTTAGACACAAGCATAAGAAAACATAAGAACAAAGCCAATTACTCATAATTTTATACTTGCTAAATATCTTTTTGTGCATAGCTATAAGTAGAGTTTTTTCGCATGGAGGAAGGGGGTTTCATTAGCTAGATGTTTCTTCTCTACTGATCTGTAACCCCACGGAACTTGAGAAGCCCAGAACAGTTTAGAGAGACATTTGATCTGAGTCCATTAGCATTCAAAACAATTCTTTGCCCTCAAGAGGACTCAACTGCTTTGCCAAGATGGACTGAGGAATTAAGTATCCACACAGAACAGCCAGGTAACAAGTTTTAAATTTATCccccataatttaacttttctCAGTAATGCAAAACTAGCTAGAATTACGAAGTTCTATTTTACACATTGCATTTCCAATTTAATAATACAACTATTTAATATGACCAAATACCAAACCAATCATTTTCTTAAGTGCTTGTTTCTACTGCAATGCTTATTCAATTAAGTTCAAATGTTAATCTCATT
This Solanum dulcamara chromosome 8, daSolDulc1.2, whole genome shotgun sequence DNA region includes the following protein-coding sequences:
- the LOC129899795 gene encoding uncharacterized protein At4g02000-like, whose amino-acid sequence is MEDEITDRLNKFILTEEEKDSIEIDVQDIMSSMKNCEVSLLGKVIADKQVSVLGVKNTMMLVWGNPIGLKVLLVGKNLFQFVFRHKEDVKKVLYGTSWLYSKYLINIHQWQPTLQANSHIFNMCELWLQVWNIPLHWISIEVGSKIRHALGGTSDVVIPENGSKEGRHMRIKVLMSINRPLLRGKLIKMGSKEKWVEFRYENLPYVCYYYGILGHTEKS
- the LOC129900643 gene encoding 40S ribosomal protein S23, whose protein sequence is MGKTRGMGAGRKLKSHRRRQRWADKSYKKSHLGNEWKKPFAGSSHAKGIVLEKIGIEAKQPNSAIRKCARVQLIKNGKKIAAFVPNDGCLNYIEENDEVLIAGFGRKGHAVGDIPGVRFKVVKVSGVSLLALFKEKKEKPRS